From one Triticum urartu cultivar G1812 chromosome 3, Tu2.1, whole genome shotgun sequence genomic stretch:
- the LOC125543364 gene encoding eukaryotic translation initiation factor 3 subunit L-like: MASAYDREDGLAPPQQHGGGPADAYDPNYVPDSVKTFVVHLYRHIRDKNVYEIHQMYEGGFQRLSDRLFRDTPWPSAEAVAPYCDGDHVFLLLYRELWYRHAYARLSPLTASHRSESWNNYCDLFSVVLHGVVNMQLPNQWLWDMVDEFVYQFQSFCQYRAKLKNKTEDELQQLKQFDKAWNVYGVLNYLQALVEKSMIAQILEREKEGLESFTATDGYDYQGGSNVLKVLGYYSMIGLLRIHCLLGDYHTGLKCLAPINLNQQGVYTIVIGSHISTIYHYGFANLMMRRYVDATKEFNKILLYIIKYKQYHQKSPQYDQILKKNEQMYALLAICLSLCPQNKLIDENVSTQLKEKYNDKMTKMQRFDDEAYAAYDELFSYACPKFITPSPPVLDQPLTNYNQDAYRLQLKLFLYEVKQQQLLSGIRSYLKLYSAITITKLAQYMEMDEATLRSILMTYKHKMHAVDSNGKIVSSADFDFYINEDVIHVVESKSTKRHGDYFLRQILKFEETIAELDKVQLD; the protein is encoded by the exons ATGGCGTCCGCCTACGACCGGGAGGACGGCCTCGCGCCGCCGCAGCAGCACGGCGGCGGCCCCGCCGACGCCTACGATCCCAACTACGTGCCGGACTCGGTGAAGACCTTCGTGGTGCACCTGTACCGCCACATCCGCGACAAGAACGTCTACGAGATCCACCAGATGTACGAGGGCGGCTTCCAGCGCCTCTCCGACCGCCTCTTCCGCGACACGCCCTGGCCGTCGGCGGAGGCCGTGGCGCCCTACTGCGACGGCGACcacgtcttcctcctcctctacCGCGAGCTCTGGTACCGCCACGCCTACGCGCGCCTCTCCCCCCTCACCGCCAGCCATCGCTCCGAGTCCTGGAACAACTACTGCGACCTCTTCAGCGTCGTCCTCCACGGCGTCGTCAACATGCAGCTGCCTAACCAGTGGCTGTGGGACATGGTGGACGAGTTCGTCTACCAGTTCCAGAGCTTCTGCCAGTACCGCGCCAAGCTCAAGAACAAGACGGAGGACGAGCTACAGCAGCTAAAGCAGTTTGACAAG GCATGGAATGTCTATGGGGTTCTCAATTACCTGCAAGCACTCGTCGAGAAGTCCATGATCGCACAGATTCTGGAGAGGGAGAAAGAGGGGCTGGAGTCGTTTACTGCCACTGATGGGTATGACTACCAGGGTGGGAGCAATGTGCTCAAGGTCCTGGGTTACTACAGCATGATTGGGCTTCTCAGGATACACTGCCTTCTTGGTGATTACCACACTGGCCTCAAGTGCTTGGCACCGATCAACCTTAACCAGCAGGGGGTCTACACCATTGTGATTGGGAGTCACATCTCGACAATCTATCATTATGGATTTGCAAACCTTATGATGCGCAG GTATGTCGATGCTACCAAGGAATTCAACAAAATTCTGCTTTACATTATAAAGTATAAGCAGTACCATCAGAAATCCCCTCAGTACGACCAGATTCTGAAGAAAAATGAGCAGATGTATGCGCTGCTGGCAATTTGCCTATCTCTGTGTCCCCAGAACAAACTCATAGATGAAAATGTTAGCACCCAGCTGAAAGAAAAGTACAATGACAAAATGACAAAGATGCAGAGGTTTGATGATGAAGCATATGCTGCCTACGATGAGCTATTTTCGTATGCCTGCCCCAAGTTTATTACCCCATCACCTCCAGTTCTGGACCAGCCACTTACAAATTATAACCAG GACGCCTATCGGCTTCAATTGAAGCTGTTCCTGTACGAAGTGAAGCAGCAGCAGCTGCTTTCTGGGATCCGGAGCTATCTAAAGTTATACTCAGCAATAACCATCACCAAACTTGCCCAGTATATGGAAATGGATGAGGCAACACTTAG GTCTATCCTTATGACGTACAAGCACAAAATGCATGCAGTTGACAGTAATGGGAAAATTGTATCCAGTGCAGACTTTGATTTCTACATTAATGAG GATGTTATTCATGTCGTAGAGTCGAAGTCGACCAAGCGCCATGGTGACTACTTTTTGAGACAGATTTTAAAG TTTGAAGAAACCATTGCTGAATTGGACAAGGTACAGCTTGACTGA